From one Methanosphaera cuniculi genomic stretch:
- a CDS encoding DUF1922 domain-containing protein translates to MSYLIYRCDCGRVLYSKDTTKTKKCPCGKTFDVKKRRILKKAETIADATAEVQKMQEEIYGGVCFKTANEL, encoded by the coding sequence ATGTCATATCTTATTTATCGTTGTGATTGTGGACGTGTATTATATTCAAAAGATACAACAAAAACAAAAAAATGTCCATGTGGAAAAACATTTGATGTTAAAAAAAGACGAATACTAAAAAAAGCAGAAACAATAGCTGATGCAACAGCTGAAGTTCAAAAGATGCAAGAAGAAATATATGGGGGTGTATGTTTTAAAACAGCAAATGAACTATGA
- a CDS encoding TIGR00269 family protein encodes MMKIDKDEFNKYVEDNVFNTISEYNLIEDGDNIMIGVSGGKDSILTLNMLHSYQQKSDINFTLKAVCIDEGIAGYRNDGIKSAKENTKKLGIPLIVHSFKDTWGYDLDEISDLYKSTCMPCGVYRRYLLNKISDEQGADKIATGHNLDDEIQSFLMTFARNDQNKFSKFGPKLKRIHPKMTPRIKPLWQLPEKDVGLWCVINDIEIHDMECPYSQTSLRADIKMFLNMLEEEKKGIKQNIFNSFKKTFTQKQSEVELCMCEICNQATAQSPCNACRMTDEIKKMLS; translated from the coding sequence ATTATGAAAATAGATAAAGATGAATTTAACAAATATGTAGAAGATAACGTCTTTAACACAATATCTGAATATAATCTTATTGAAGATGGTGATAATATAATGATAGGAGTATCAGGTGGAAAAGACAGTATACTAACACTTAACATGCTACATTCATATCAACAAAAATCAGATATTAACTTCACACTAAAAGCTGTATGTATAGATGAAGGAATAGCAGGATATAGAAATGATGGTATAAAATCAGCAAAAGAAAATACAAAAAAACTAGGCATACCACTAATTGTTCATTCATTTAAAGATACATGGGGATATGATCTTGATGAAATATCAGATCTATATAAAAGTACATGTATGCCATGTGGAGTATATAGACGTTATCTGCTTAATAAAATATCAGATGAACAAGGTGCTGATAAAATTGCAACAGGACATAACCTGGATGATGAAATACAATCATTTCTCATGACATTTGCACGTAATGATCAAAATAAGTTTTCAAAATTTGGACCTAAACTTAAACGAATACATCCAAAAATGACTCCAAGAATAAAACCATTATGGCAATTACCTGAAAAAGATGTAGGACTTTGGTGTGTGATAAATGATATTGAAATTCATGATATGGAATGTCCATATTCACAAACCTCTCTACGTGCTGATATTAAAATGTTTTTAAACATGTTAGAAGAAGAAAAAAAAGGAATAAAACAAAATATTTTCAATTCATTTAAAAAAACATTTACACAAAAACAATCTGAAGTTGAACTTTGTATGTGTGAAATATGCAATCAAGCTACAGCCCAAAGTCCATGTAATGCATGTCGTATGACTGATGAAATTAAAAAGATGCTTTCATAG
- a CDS encoding DegT/DnrJ/EryC1/StrS family aminotransferase produces the protein MINIAKPIITDEEIDAVVEVLKSGMLAQGQQVEKFQEEFSNYTEAKHGIATSSGTTALHTALLAAGIGPGDEVITTPFTFAATANSILYTGATPVFADIDPKTFNLNPSEIEDKITDKTKAILPVHLYGQPADLAPMVDIAEMNDLKLIEDAAQAHGAEYRGHKIGSIGDLGCFSFYPTKNMTTGEGGMVTTNDDELAEKSGMIRAHGESKRYEHDILGYNYRMTDIAASIGRIQLKHVDEFNDQRIANADFLSEQLADVEGITTPYTAPDVKHVFHQYTIRVADKRDEFKDYLTENGIGTGIHYPIVLYKQPYYVNQGIKGDCPEAELAASQVISIPVHPSLTQEELDTIVDVIKKGSEELLQ, from the coding sequence ATGATAAACATCGCAAAACCAATCATAACTGATGAAGAAATAGACGCAGTAGTAGAAGTATTAAAATCTGGAATGCTAGCACAAGGACAACAAGTAGAAAAATTCCAAGAAGAATTTTCAAACTACACAGAAGCAAAACACGGCATAGCAACAAGTTCAGGTACAACAGCACTACACACAGCATTACTAGCAGCAGGAATTGGACCTGGTGATGAGGTAATAACAACACCATTTACATTTGCAGCAACAGCAAACTCAATACTCTATACAGGAGCAACACCAGTATTTGCAGATATAGATCCTAAAACATTCAACCTAAATCCATCAGAAATAGAAGATAAAATAACAGATAAAACAAAAGCAATACTACCTGTACACCTCTATGGACAACCTGCAGATCTTGCACCAATGGTTGACATAGCAGAAATGAATGATCTTAAATTAATTGAAGATGCAGCACAAGCACACGGAGCAGAATACAGAGGACATAAAATTGGAAGTATTGGAGATCTTGGCTGTTTCAGTTTCTATCCAACTAAAAACATGACAACTGGTGAAGGTGGTATGGTTACAACCAATGATGATGAGTTAGCTGAAAAATCAGGTATGATACGTGCACATGGTGAAAGTAAAAGATATGAACATGATATACTCGGATACAACTACCGTATGACAGATATTGCAGCAAGTATCGGACGTATACAATTAAAACATGTAGATGAATTTAATGATCAAAGAATAGCAAATGCAGACTTCCTATCAGAACAACTAGCAGATGTTGAAGGAATAACAACACCATACACAGCACCAGATGTAAAACATGTATTCCACCAATACACAATACGTGTTGCAGATAAACGTGATGAATTTAAAGATTACCTTACAGAAAATGGAATCGGAACAGGAATACACTACCCTATTGTATTATACAAACAACCATATTACGTAAACCAAGGAATAAAAGGAGACTGTCCTGAAGCTGAACTTGCAGCAAGTCAAGTAATATCAATACCAGTACATCCATCATTAACACAAGAAGAACTTGATACAATAGTAGATGTAATTAAAAAAGGATCAGAAGAATTATTACAATAA